One region of Etheostoma spectabile isolate EspeVRDwgs_2016 chromosome 21, UIUC_Espe_1.0, whole genome shotgun sequence genomic DNA includes:
- the LOC116670783 gene encoding G-protein coupled receptor 26 gives MDTAEVILSVLVVVIILVSLLSNVLVLICFLYNPEIRKQVPGLFNLNLTFCNLLLTVSNMPLTLVGLVSKAQPGGDGFCQIVGFLETFLSTNSMLSMAALSIDRWIAVVFPLRYHSKMRHKDAAFVLGYTWAHSMSFSTVATCLSWVGYHRLYASCTLSNPRASSRTQFVIFTVFFHSFTFLLSLIVLCVTYLKVLKVARFHCKRIDVITMQTLVLLVDIHPSVRQRCLEEQKRRRQRATRKISTFIGTFMLCFAPYVITRIVELFPAVPINPHWGIVSKCLAYSKAASDPFVYSLLRRQYKKTCTDIINRLLKRSSLNTSGRRHENQVNSIAPAE, from the exons ATGGACACTGCGGAGGTGATTCTCTCTGTGTTGGTGGTTGTGATTATCTTAGTGTCCTTGCTATCCAACGTCCTGGTGCTGATCTGCTTTCTGTACAACCCGGAGATCCGCAAGCAGGTCCCCGGTCTTTTCAACCTCAACCTTACCTTTTGCAACTTGTTGCTGACTGTGTCCAACATGCCGCTTACTTTGGTGGGACTTGTCAGTAAGGCTCAGCCGGGAGGAGACGGCTTCTGCCAGATCGTGGGCTTCTTGGAGACATTCCTATCCACCAATTCGATGCTGAGCATGGCAGCTCTGAGCATCGACAGGTGGATCGCGGTGGTGTTCCCCCTGAGGTACCACTCTAAAATGCGCCATAAAGACGCAGCTTTTGTGCTTGGGTACACGTGGGCACACTCCATGTCCTTCTCCACAGTGGCCACCTGCCTCTCCTGGGTGGGATACCACCGGCTTTACGCGTCCTGCACCCTGTCCAACCCGAGAGCGAGCAGTCGGACCCAGTTTGTTATCTTCACCGTCTTTTTCCACTCCTTTACCTTCCTCCTGTCTTTAATAGTGCTGTGTGTCACTTACCTCAAAGTGCTTAAAGTGGCAAGGTTTCACTGTAAGAGGATTGACGTTATTACAATGCAAACTTTGGTGCTGCTGGTGGATATACACCCAAG TGTTCGCCAGCGTTGCCTGgaagagcagaagaggagacGACAAAGAGCGACAAGAAAGATCAGCACCTTCATCGGCACCTTCATGCTCTGCTTTGCTCCCTATGTGATTACAAG GATTGTGGAGTTATTTCCAGCGGTGCCTATCAACCCCCACTGGGGAATTGTCTCCAAGTGCTTAGCTTACAGCAAGGCGGCCTCCGACCCCTTTGTGTACTCCCTGCTCCGACGCCAGTACAAGAAGACTTGCACTGACATCATCAACAGGCTGCTGAAGCGTAGCTCTTTGAATACATCCGGGCGCAGGCACGAGAACCAAGTCAACAGCATAGCGCCCGCAGAGTGA